GCGCACGCTCAACCAGCGGGTGGACGAGATCACCGACCTCAACGAGCAGCTCCAAAGCCTGCAGCTGGCCAAGGAGATGGAGAAGGATGCCTTCGAGGCCCAGCTAGCCCAGGTGCGCCACGAGTTCCAGGAGACCAAGGACCAGCTCACCACCGAGAACATCATCCTGGGTGAGGGGCACGGGCGGGCGAGCCTGGGGGCCCACgctgggggggaagggggcggggaaTCCACGTCTCTGGCTCTTTGAGACAAACCCTAGCGCTCCCACTGCCTAcctctgtgacctggggcaaaCACATCTCGCTGATCCTGTTTGCTCGCCCGGAAAATGGGGACAAAACGTCTACCTTGAGTAACAGCTTTGTGCGGCTTCCCACACCTGTCTTCCATTGTAATTGTCCCAGCAATCCTGTGAGGCAGGAAATACTCTCGTGACCTGCCACTTTGTAGGTGAGGAAGTGCTTTGAGCAGGTGGAGTGTctcgcccaaggtcacccagctggttGTGAGTTTCAAGGACAGCATGAGTGCCTGACCCAGAGAGGGAGTTCAAATTCAGTGGCCATTGTCACGGGCACTCTCACGAGGGACGCAGAGGAGTGTCAGGGGAGGCTTCTTGGGGTGGCAGAGCCTGAACCAGGCTTTGTAAGATTTcatggaggagaggaagggcatTCTAGATGAATCCATAAAGGTGGGCAGGACTGCGCATGGCACgtgttgggggcaggggtctGGTGCTACTGGATGGAgaggtgttggggggggggcatcgcTCAAGGCCCCTCCTGCCCTCACCCGcggggccctcccctcccctccctggaggcagCCCCTCACCAGGCCTGTGCCCTgcgggtggggcagggggaaagCTGGCAGCCCTGGAGGAGTTCCGGCTGCAGAAAGAGGAACTCACGGAGAAGTTCATGCTGATGGAGGACCAGCTGCGGAAGCAGGAGAGCGAATACAAGGACTACGTACACAACCTGGAGAAGAAGTCGGTGCTGGACAAGGACAGGTGGGCGGGCCAGTGCCAGGCCCCAGGGTGCCCCCGCTGGGACCCAAGTACAGCCCGGTCCTCAGACCTCCGCCGGCCTCAGCTGCCAATTGAGCGGGGACTGCACTAGCTCCCTGACGCCCTGACCTGCTGCTGCTCGCAGTCCTGGCTGATTCATGGGGGGCGGGAGGAAAGAAATGGGGTCCCGGTTCTCACGCCAGCCTTGGAGAATCCCTGGACTTCCATTTGCCATTTTTTGTGTGTCCTAAATTATGCTTATTTAATAGTTAATGATACTTTGATAGGGTTCAAAATCCCAAAGGTACCATGGGTGTGGAGTCAAAAGGCTCCTGCGTGTGGCCCTGGCCCCTCCTGGGGGACAGGGCATAGCGGTGGCGCTTGGCACTCTGGGGACCCTCACAGGGGCAGGGGCCTGAGGCCTGCGCCCCCTCTGcctgctccccccccaccccctcctgatCAGACTGAGGAAGGAGATCATTCAGCGGGTGAACATGGTGGCCACCGAGTTCCGCAAGGTGGCCACCAGCCAGATGTGGGACACCACCAAGCGGGCCATCTTGGAGAACAACACGGTGACCCTGCAGCTGGCGCAGATATCCCAgcgaggcctgcagctgctgcaggaGAACGAGCAGCTCCGGGGCACCCAGGGCAAACTGTCCCAAGAGCTGGAGCTGTTGGAGGACTCCCAGAAGGTCATGGCCAGGCACAGCAGAGGCCACCAGAAGGTGTGCCCTCCAGGGCCTCGTTTCAGGGTGTCTGGCACAGAAAGCAGGAGGGAACCCTAGGGCAGTGGGAATCGCCCGGCAGCAGTGGCCCGGGGCCCGGAGCCAAAGGATGAGGGAGGCGAGAGGGATGGGGCTCTCCTTGCGCAGGCTCTGGCTCCCTCTCTGGTTCGTATTTGGTTTAAAGCCCCCATAACTGGTTGAAGGGGAACCCATCCCCGGGGACCCAGCTGCTGTCCAGGGAGGGTGCGGGGCTCCCAGGGCCTCAGCTGGCCTCtcaggggggcagggggtgggggtggcacctGCGGCGGGCCCAGGGCATGGCCAcctgcccacaccacagatcatcCTCATGCTGACGGAGAAGTGCCGCGAGCAGCAGCAGGGCACAGCAGAGGCCGAGCGGCTGCGCCTCCTGCTGAGCCAGGTGGAGCAGAACCTCCTGCAACTGCAGAAGGACAACCAGGCGCTGAGGTGCGGCCCGCAGATGGGCAAGTGGCGGGAGCAGGTGGGAAACCCACCCCCTCTCTGTGGCCACGTGGTTCGGGCCAGCGACTTCCCTTCTCCTGAGGGGCCCCGAGGATGCATCTGACAAACAGGCTGAGGCCTGGGGATGGCCGAGGGCCCCTGTGGGCTGGGGAGAAAAGGCAGCCCCCACCGCCACTGAACGGGGAGGTGGCTGACTTGTCTGGATCCGGCCCCAGGACCCAGAGAGACCAGCTGAACCTGCAGCTGGAGCGGCAGCAGGCTGAGGCGCAGAGGCTACAGCAGGAGCTGACCAAGGAGCAGAAGGTTCGGGTGAGCCTGGAGACGGCCCTGGCCCAGGCCACCTCCTTCCTACGGGACATCGTGCAGGTAAACGGGAAGTAGGTGGGAAcaggggcctggggaggatgACGCCAAGGACAGAAACTGCTCAGCAATAACTGGGCCGCCAGGGGATGGCCAGGCCAGGGGCCCTGTCTTTCCCCTGAGAAATTCTGGGCAAGTCTGTCCTTTTCTGATTCTGCGCTTCAGAGATCCCTTCGAGGGAGTCTTCCAACCCCAGGTGGGTGCTAGGGTCACTAAGGGCCTGAGCCCACCCACATCTCTACCGCAGATGCAGCCAGAAGGGGAGGATGGTGACCTTGACACAATGTTCCAGCTGCAGCGCAAGGAGATGCTGCAGCACCTGCTGGTCATGCTCAGCTCGGCCATAGTCCTGAGCCCCCAGCTGGCTGTGTCCCCTGGCCAGGAGAGCCACCAGCCCTGGGGTCCGCCCGAGGAGGGGTGAGTGAGCGACCCTGTGCGACCTCAGAGGCAGCAGCTATGGGACTTGTCAGTTGAGCCTGGGCCAGAAATCTGGCTCCCCAGGGCCTCTCTGaatctcactttcctcatctacgAAACGGAGATGCTGacaccagccccctccccataGCCAGCGCAGCAACCAGCCACTCGGGACGGGGTCTCTGCTGCAGCAGCTGTCCAGCATCACACCCTACCAGCCAGGGGATCTGGGCCTGGTACCTCGACGGATCCACATCCCACCCAACCCCGAGGACCTCAGGCTGCTCTCACACACCACCCGTGTGGGCGGCTTTCGGGCGCACAGCATCCCTCAGGTGAGGGAGCCAGGGGCCCTGGCGACAGCAGGATGGCAGCCAGCCCTGGGTGCAGATCATGGCTCTGCCACACCGCAGCTGTGTGGCttcacctctctaagcctccatttccccatctgcaaaatgggctgAAGAAAGGTGTGGCTAAGCCTCAGTGGGCTAAGACATACCCACACATcccctgggaggggggaggggggcttgctGGA
The nucleotide sequence above comes from Phacochoerus africanus isolate WHEZ1 chromosome 2, ROS_Pafr_v1, whole genome shotgun sequence. Encoded proteins:
- the CFAP157 gene encoding cilia- and flagella-associated protein 157 isoform X2; amino-acid sequence: MAPKKKAGKGAKEPEVKKKKGGKKDLSLAYKPMEMPVNEETREFYHIQIRDLEDRLARYQRKWDEMAVQEKLSRQEFEQLANNKKEIVAFLKRTLNQRVDEITDLNEQLQSLQLAKEMEKDAFEAQLAQVRHEFQETKDQLTTENIILGGKLAALEEFRLQKEELTEKFMLMEDQLRKQESEYKDYVHNLEKKSVLDKDRLRKEIIQRVNMVATEFRKVATSQMWDTTKRAILENNTVTLQLAQISQRGLQLLQENEQLRGTQGKLSQELELLEDSQKVMARHSRGHQKIILMLTEKCREQQQGTAEAERLRLLLSQVEQNLLQLQKDNQALRTQRDQLNLQLERQQAEAQRLQQELTKEQKVRVSLETALAQATSFLRDIVQMQPEGEDGDLDTMFQLQRKEMLQHLLVMLSSAIVLSPQLAVSPGQESHQPWGPPEEGQRSNQPLGTGSLLQQLSSITPYQPGDLGLVPRRIHIPPNPEDLRLLSHTTRVGGFRAHSIPQIHTSGSAKKFKKFSLPGISLLSK
- the CFAP157 gene encoding cilia- and flagella-associated protein 157 isoform X1, yielding MAPKKKAGKGAKEPEVKKKKGGKKDLSLAYKPMEMPVNEETREFYHIQIRDLEDRLARYQRKWDEMAVQEKLSRQEFEQLANNKKEIVAFLKRTLNQRVDEITDLNEQLQSLQLAKEMEKDAFEAQLAQVRHEFQETKDQLTTENIILGGKLAALEEFRLQKEELTEKFMLMEDQLRKQESEYKDYVHNLEKKSVLDKDRLRKEIIQRVNMVATEFRKVATSQMWDTTKRAILENNTVTLQLAQISQRGLQLLQENEQLRGTQGKLSQELELLEDSQKVMARHSRGHQKIILMLTEKCREQQQGTAEAERLRLLLSQVEQNLLQLQKDNQALRTQRDQLNLQLERQQAEAQRLQQELTKEQKVRVSLETALAQATSFLRDIVQMQPEGEDGDLDTMFQLQRKEMLQHLLVMLSSAIVLSPQLAVSPGQESHQPWGPPEEGQRSNQPLGTGSLLQQLSSITPYQPGDLGLVPRRIHIPPNPEDLRLLSHTTRVGGFRAHSIPQVREPGALATAGWQPALGADHGSATPQLCGFTSLSLHFPICKMG